A stretch of Shewanella dokdonensis DNA encodes these proteins:
- a CDS encoding peptide MFS transporter, whose product MQPLAQGGRLHEISNIGKDLLGHPQGLFLLFSTELWERFSYYAMRAILVLYLVDKVRGDGGYGLGWPQDDALRLYATFTGLFYLTPLFGGWLADNILGQRKAIYLGGALMAVGQFTLGMPHSWLPGNETILFYAGLTGLVLGNGLFKPNISTMVGDLYKDGDHRRDSAFTIFYMGINLGAFLSAIVVGSVVRYFDGNYQMGFVCAGVGMLISLLLQYLFANKLLGNIGTIPSAKLDKLKLGMKDDEKKAPLTPVERDRIKVILIMGVFTAIFWAGFEQAGGLFNLFAHNFTDRMIGDWEVPTEWFQSLNSLFIFIFAPIVASVWIRCGAREPNSPVKFAMALGFLAIGFLFMIAAVLQVDETTSAKASMLWLVAAYFFHTLGELSLSPIGLSMVTKLAPLRLISLMMGSWFVFTFIGNYTAGMIGSLIGNSEDQNLQLNNVLAIFAGIAFTSVIAGVLLYFMADKLVDWMHGAETKLHTSREEEALEQEMAVTATHEAIKR is encoded by the coding sequence TTGCAGCCATTAGCCCAAGGTGGAAGACTACATGAAATCAGCAACATCGGAAAAGACCTTTTAGGTCACCCGCAAGGACTATTCCTGCTGTTCTCAACGGAATTATGGGAACGTTTTAGTTATTACGCGATGCGGGCAATCCTAGTGTTGTATCTAGTAGATAAAGTCCGTGGCGATGGTGGTTATGGCCTTGGATGGCCGCAGGATGATGCCTTGCGGTTATATGCCACGTTTACAGGCTTATTTTATCTCACACCGCTTTTCGGTGGCTGGTTAGCTGATAACATCCTCGGACAACGTAAAGCCATTTACCTCGGTGGTGCGTTAATGGCTGTGGGACAGTTCACCCTGGGGATGCCGCATAGTTGGCTCCCCGGGAACGAAACCATTTTGTTTTATGCCGGCCTGACGGGGTTGGTGCTCGGCAACGGTCTATTTAAGCCTAATATCTCGACTATGGTTGGCGATCTCTACAAAGATGGAGATCATCGCCGTGATAGTGCCTTCACCATTTTTTATATGGGTATAAATCTAGGAGCCTTTCTTTCAGCCATTGTTGTGGGTTCTGTGGTGCGCTATTTCGATGGTAATTATCAGATGGGTTTTGTATGTGCGGGAGTGGGCATGTTGATCTCATTACTGCTGCAATATCTGTTTGCCAACAAATTACTCGGGAATATCGGCACGATTCCATCGGCAAAACTGGACAAACTTAAGCTAGGGATGAAGGATGACGAGAAAAAGGCACCGCTTACGCCGGTAGAACGTGATCGGATAAAAGTTATTTTGATCATGGGGGTTTTCACCGCAATTTTCTGGGCGGGTTTTGAACAAGCGGGTGGACTATTCAATCTGTTCGCCCACAACTTTACTGACCGCATGATTGGTGACTGGGAAGTACCTACGGAATGGTTTCAGTCACTCAACTCATTGTTTATTTTTATCTTTGCTCCGATAGTCGCATCAGTGTGGATCCGCTGTGGTGCCCGCGAGCCTAATTCACCGGTGAAATTCGCCATGGCCTTAGGATTTCTCGCCATAGGATTTCTCTTCATGATTGCTGCCGTGCTGCAAGTTGATGAAACAACCTCGGCCAAAGCCAGTATGTTGTGGCTGGTTGCCGCGTATTTCTTTCACACCTTGGGAGAACTCAGCTTATCACCTATCGGCTTATCCATGGTCACCAAATTGGCACCGCTGAGACTTATCTCATTAATGATGGGCAGTTGGTTTGTATTCACTTTTATTGGCAACTACACCGCTGGCATGATCGGTTCTCTGATAGGTAACAGCGAGGATCAGAACCTACAGCTCAACAATGTATTGGCTATCTTCGCCGGTATTGCGTTCACGTCAGTGATTGCGGGCGTTTTGCTTTACTTCATGGCAGATAAGTTGGTTGACTGGATGCATGGCGCCGAAACTAAGTTGCATACAAGCCGAGAAGAGGAAGCATTGGAGCAGGAAATGGCGGTAACCGCTACGCATGAGGCAATAAAACGTTGA
- the rfaH gene encoding transcription/translation regulatory transformer protein RfaH: MKAWYLLYCKPRSEMRAQQHLTMQQLETYLPMLRLEKREKGQLVIRKQPLFPNYLFVRFDPEHTSVRQLHATRGVARLVDCREQMTPIDDLLISRLKRREMSEPVVTPNALAKGDKVRFTDGPFAELEGIFQEQCGETRCRILFSFLGQMQSLVVDKQLVAANTYA; encoded by the coding sequence ATGAAGGCCTGGTACCTATTGTACTGTAAACCCCGCAGTGAAATGCGGGCTCAGCAGCATCTGACAATGCAGCAGCTAGAAACTTACTTGCCAATGTTGCGGTTGGAAAAAAGGGAAAAAGGCCAGTTAGTTATCAGGAAACAACCACTGTTTCCCAATTATCTTTTTGTTAGATTTGATCCTGAACACACCAGTGTGCGACAGTTACACGCCACTCGTGGTGTTGCCCGTTTGGTCGACTGTCGTGAACAGATGACTCCCATTGATGATTTATTGATATCCCGTCTCAAGCGTAGGGAAATGAGTGAACCTGTAGTAACTCCCAATGCGTTAGCAAAAGGTGATAAAGTCCGCTTTACTGATGGGCCATTTGCTGAGTTGGAAGGGATCTTTCAAGAACAATGTGGTGAAACTCGTTGCCGCATATTGTTTAGCTTCTTGGGTCAGATGCAGTCGCTAGTTGTTGATAAACAGTTAGTTGCGGCTAATACATATGCCTGA